The Phoenix dactylifera cultivar Barhee BC4 chromosome 9, palm_55x_up_171113_PBpolish2nd_filt_p, whole genome shotgun sequence genome window below encodes:
- the LOC103701836 gene encoding uncharacterized protein LOC103701836 has product MKLKVVCRKVYDYIRCDLKEIAFPSSLPDPPHIKKRRKLTWIERWYVLKEASRLYAASWVRDIGPDLRPNDYKKDSGDDSKPHEEKAASKEREPSTLEDLAVAARGGMETLRPALQRVYMTRASAYRDALKSFIEGYQEGIKQVMEGKDARPQLQDDEPKKSV; this is encoded by the coding sequence ATGAAGCTAAAAGTGGTATGTAGGAAAGTGTATGATTATATTCGCTGTGATCTGAAGGAAAttgctttcccttcttctttgccTGATCCCCCGCATATCAAAAAACGACGGAAACTGACATGGATAGAGCGGTGGTATGTTTTGAAGGAAGCATCTAGGCTTTATGCAGCTAGTTGGGTGCGGGATATTGGGCCTGACCTCAGACCGAACGACTATAAAAAGGATTCAGGGGATGATAGCAAACCTCATGAGGAGAAGGCTGCATCTAAAGAAAGAGAACCCTCAACGTTGGAGGATCTTGCGGTTGCAGCAAGAGGCGGAATGGAGACCTTAAGGCCTGCACTGCAGCGTGTGTATATGACACGTGCCTCTGCGTACAGGGATGCACTAAAGAGCTTTATAGAAGGTTATCAAGAAGGGATAAAACAAGTCATGGAAGGGAAAGATGCTAGGCCTCAACTGCAAGATGATGAACCAAAGAAATCAGTATGA